From the Lolium rigidum isolate FL_2022 chromosome 2, APGP_CSIRO_Lrig_0.1, whole genome shotgun sequence genome, one window contains:
- the LOC124686841 gene encoding protein GRAVITROPIC IN THE LIGHT 1-like encodes MIRPGSKESQNYDNNSQKVYPQPIDENMNQNVGSMIGSIFNNISSLKAAYIQLQEAHTPYDPDKIQTADRLVIDELTRLSELKHTYREKNPKPVAASPQDSRLLNEIQEQQNLLKTYEVMVKKFQSQIQNRDTEITHLQQQTDEAKHRKSKLEKKLKQRGLLNKESEESDEEENYFSIELTPSLFTSTADNAYQSIHDFSKPLINMMKAAGWDLDAAADAIEPDVVYSRRAHKKYAFESYICQRMFSGFHEESFSIKAANATVSNEAFFHQFLAVRAMDPLDVLSQNPDSVFGKFCRSKYLLLVHPKMEGSFFGNMDQRNYVMSGGHPRTPFYQAFLKLAKSIWLLHRLAYSFDPKVRVFQVKKGSEFSEIHMESVVKNIVLDESAERPKVDLMVMPGFLIGASVIQCRVYLSDVKCTE; translated from the coding sequence ATGATCCGGCCAGGCTCCAAGGAGTCACAAAATTATGACAATAATAGCCAGAAAGTTTATCCTCAACCCATTGATGAAAATATGAATCAGAATGTGGGCAGTATGATTGGAAGTATATTCAATAACATATCCTCTTTAAAGGCTGCATACATTCAGCTGCAGGAAGCTCACACCCCATATGACCCAGACAAGATACAAACTGCTGATAGGCTTGTCATAGATGAGCTCACAAGGCTTTCAGAACTCAAGCATACCTACAGAGAGAAAAATCCTAAGCCAGTAGCAGCATCACCTCAAGATTCACGCTTGCTTAATGAAATACAGGAGCAGCAGAACTTGTTAAAGACATACGAGGTCATGGTAAAGAAGTTCCAGTCCCAGATCCAGAACAGAGATACCGAGATTACCCATTTACAGCAGCAAACCGACGAGGCCAAACATCGGAAATCAAAACTGGAGAAAAAACTGAAACAAAGGGGACTACTTAACAAGGAATCCGAGGAATCTGATGAAGAAGAGAACTACTTCTCCATTGAACTGACACCAAGTCTATTTACATCAACTGCTGATAATGCGTACCAATCAATACATGATTTCTCAAAGCCCTTGATCAACATGATGAAAGCTGCAGGATGGGATCTTGACGCTGCTGCTGATGCAATTGAACCTGATGTAGTGTACTCGAGGAGAGCTCACAAGAAGTACGCCTTTGAGTCCTACATCTGCCAAAGAATGTTCAGCGGTTTCCATGAAGAGAGCTTTTCCATCAAGGCTGCTAATGCAACTGTTTCTAATGAGGCTTTCTTCCATCAATTCCTCGCAGTACGGGCCATGGATCCTTTGGATGTATTGAGCCAAAACCCAGACTCAGTGTTTGGGAAGTTCTGCAGAAGCAAATACCTATTGCTTGTGCACCCGAAGATGGAAGGTTCTTTCTTCGGCAACATGGATCAGAGAAACTATGTCATGAGCGGTGGCCATCCAAGGACACCTTTCTATCAGGCATTTCTCAAGCTGGCGAAGTCTATATGGTTGTTGCACAGGCTGGCGTACTCTTTTGATCCAAAGGTCAGGGTTTTCCAGGTGAAGAAGGGAAGCGAGTTCTCGGAGATTCACATGGAAAGTGTTGTGAAGAACATCGTCTTGGATGAAAGTGCCGAGAGGCCTAAGGTTGACTTGATGGTGATGCCTGGTTTCCTGATCGGGGCTAGCGTCATACAGTGCAGAGTCTACCTTTCTGATGTCAAATGTACCGAGTAA